A window from Methanobrevibacter sp. V74 encodes these proteins:
- a CDS encoding group II intron maturase-specific domain-containing protein, whose translation MISLNPVLDGIAEFWKPMASSKAFSNLDNYIWKKNWKFLNHLHPNKSSGWIVNKYFPRPEKDDEHQDKWILTDSNTGKQLNKMSWTNIERHTMIKHNYSPLDKSKYDYFYKKRLSTANIFR comes from the coding sequence TTGATAAGTTTAAACCCAGTGCTTGATGGCATTGCAGAATTTTGGAAACCTATGGCTTCTTCTAAAGCATTTTCAAATCTTGACAATTATATTTGGAAGAAAAATTGGAAATTCCTAAATCATCTTCATCCTAATAAAAGTTCTGGTTGGATAGTTAATAAATATTTCCCCAGACCTGAGAAAGATGATGAACATCAAGATAAATGGATTTTAACTGACTCAAATACAGGTAAACAGTTGAATAAAATGTCATGGACTAATATTGAAAGGCATACAATGATTAAACATAACTATTCGCCTTTGGACAAAAGCAAATATGATTACTTTTACAAAAAAAGACTATCGACTGCAAATATTTTCAGATAA